In a single window of the Prionailurus viverrinus isolate Anna chromosome D3, UM_Priviv_1.0, whole genome shotgun sequence genome:
- the TMX3 gene encoding protein disulfide-isomerase TMX3 isoform X2 produces the protein MKSIGSPVKVGKMDATSYSSIASEFGVRGYPTIKLLKGDLAYNYRGPRTKDDIIEFAHRVSGALIRPLPSQQMFEHVQKRHRVFFVYIGGESPLKEKYIDAASELIVYTYFFSASEDVVPEYVILKEMPAVLVFKDETYFVYDEYEDGDLSSWINRERFQNYLTMDGFLLYELGDTGKLVAIAVIDEKNTSNEHTRLKSIIQEVARDYRDQFHRDFQFGHMDGNDYINTLLMDELKVPTVVVLNTSNQQYFLLDRQIGSAEDMAHFIRDILDGTVPAQGGDSILQRLKRIIFDAKSTIVSIFKSSPLMGCFLFGLPLGVISIMCYGIYTADTDGGYIEERYEVSRSEIESQEPVEESKEQEPSDGATLGPTVQEPKDVLEKKKD, from the exons ATGAAAAGCATTGGTTCTCCAGTTAAAGTTGGGAAGATGGATGCTACTTCCTATTCTA GCATTGCTTCAGAGTTTGGAGTTCGAGGTTATCCAACAATTAAGCT attaaagGGGGACTTGGCATATAATTATAGAGGACCACGAACTAAAGATGATATTATTGAGTTTGCTCACAGAGTATCTGG GGCTCTAATTCGGCCACTTCCAAGTCAGCAGATGTTTGAACATGTGCAAAAGAGACATcgtgtgttttttgtttatatagGTGGAGAATCACCTTTGAAG GAGAAATACATAGATGCTGCTTCAGAATTAATTGTATATACATACTTCTTTTCTGCCTCAGAAGACGTGGTTCCTGAG TATGTGATACTGAAGGAGATGCCTGCTGTACTTGTTTTCAAAGATGAAACTTACTTTGTTTACGATG aGTACGAGGATGGTGATCTGTCATCTTGGATcaacagggagaggtttcagaaCTATCTTACCATGGATGGCTTCCTCTTGTATGAACTTGGAGACACAG GAAAGCTTGTGGCGATTGCAGTTATTGATGAGAAAAATACATCAAATGAACACACCAG ATTAAAGTCAATTATTCAGGAAGTTGCTAGAGATTACAGAGACCAGTTCCACAG AGATTTTCAGTTTGGCCATATGGATGGAAATGACTATATAAATACTTTGCTAATGGA tgaaCTGAAAGTCCCGACTGTGGTTGTACTGAATACTTCAAACCAACAATACTTCTTACTGGACAGACAGATCGGCAGTGCCGAGGACATGGCACATTTCATTCGTGACATCTTAGATGGCACAGTCCCG GCCCAAGGAGGTGATAGCATTTTGCAGAGAttgaaaagaataatatttgATGCCAAATCGACTATTGTG TCTATATTCAAGAGCTCGCCCCTCATGGGCTGCTTTCTCTTTGGCCTTCCACTGGGTGTCATCAGCATCATGTGCTACGGCATCTACACGGCGGACACTGATGGAGGGTACATAGAAGAACGATACGAGGTGTCCAGAAGTGAAATCGAGAGCCAGGAACCAGtagaagaaagcaaagaacagGAGCCAAGCGATGGAGCCACCCTCGGGCCTACGGTGCAAGAACCCAAAGACGtattagagaagaagaaagattga
- the TMX3 gene encoding protein disulfide-isomerase TMX3 isoform X3 yields the protein MFEHVQKRHRVFFVYIGGESPLKEKYIDAASELIVYTYFFSASEDVVPEYVILKEMPAVLVFKDETYFVYDEYEDGDLSSWINRERFQNYLTMDGFLLYELGDTGKLVAIAVIDEKNTSNEHTRLKSIIQEVARDYRDQFHRDFQFGHMDGNDYINTLLMDELKVPTVVVLNTSNQQYFLLDRQIGSAEDMAHFIRDILDGTVPAQGGDSILQRLKRIIFDAKSTIVSIFKSSPLMGCFLFGLPLGVISIMCYGIYTADTDGGYIEERYEVSRSEIESQEPVEESKEQEPSDGATLGPTVQEPKDVLEKKKD from the exons ATGTTTGAACATGTGCAAAAGAGACATcgtgtgttttttgtttatatagGTGGAGAATCACCTTTGAAG GAGAAATACATAGATGCTGCTTCAGAATTAATTGTATATACATACTTCTTTTCTGCCTCAGAAGACGTGGTTCCTGAG TATGTGATACTGAAGGAGATGCCTGCTGTACTTGTTTTCAAAGATGAAACTTACTTTGTTTACGATG aGTACGAGGATGGTGATCTGTCATCTTGGATcaacagggagaggtttcagaaCTATCTTACCATGGATGGCTTCCTCTTGTATGAACTTGGAGACACAG GAAAGCTTGTGGCGATTGCAGTTATTGATGAGAAAAATACATCAAATGAACACACCAG ATTAAAGTCAATTATTCAGGAAGTTGCTAGAGATTACAGAGACCAGTTCCACAG AGATTTTCAGTTTGGCCATATGGATGGAAATGACTATATAAATACTTTGCTAATGGA tgaaCTGAAAGTCCCGACTGTGGTTGTACTGAATACTTCAAACCAACAATACTTCTTACTGGACAGACAGATCGGCAGTGCCGAGGACATGGCACATTTCATTCGTGACATCTTAGATGGCACAGTCCCG GCCCAAGGAGGTGATAGCATTTTGCAGAGAttgaaaagaataatatttgATGCCAAATCGACTATTGTG TCTATATTCAAGAGCTCGCCCCTCATGGGCTGCTTTCTCTTTGGCCTTCCACTGGGTGTCATCAGCATCATGTGCTACGGCATCTACACGGCGGACACTGATGGAGGGTACATAGAAGAACGATACGAGGTGTCCAGAAGTGAAATCGAGAGCCAGGAACCAGtagaagaaagcaaagaacagGAGCCAAGCGATGGAGCCACCCTCGGGCCTACGGTGCAAGAACCCAAAGACGtattagagaagaagaaagattga